Proteins encoded together in one Streptomyces sp. NBC_01216 window:
- a CDS encoding (deoxy)nucleoside triphosphate pyrophosphohydrolase, translating into MTDRSGGRVLVVAAALYHRGCLLAARRSAPAELAGRWELPGGKLEPGETPEEALVRELREELGVEAEPGERIPGEWPLKPGYVLRVWTARLLAGEPRPLEDHDELRWLARHELDAVDWLDQDRPAVAEAGRRLPASPAGGNERESAG; encoded by the coding sequence ATGACGGATCGCAGTGGCGGACGTGTGCTCGTGGTCGCGGCCGCCTTGTATCACCGGGGGTGCCTGCTGGCCGCCCGGCGCAGCGCCCCGGCCGAGCTCGCGGGCCGCTGGGAACTGCCCGGCGGGAAGCTGGAGCCGGGGGAGACTCCCGAGGAGGCCCTGGTCAGGGAGCTGCGTGAGGAGCTGGGAGTCGAGGCGGAGCCCGGCGAGCGCATCCCGGGCGAGTGGCCGCTGAAGCCCGGCTACGTCCTCCGGGTGTGGACCGCCCGGCTGCTGGCCGGTGAACCCCGCCCGTTGGAGGACCACGACGAACTCCGCTGGCTGGCGCGCCACGAGCTGGACGCCGTCGACTGGCTCGACCAGGACCGGCCGGCCGTCGCGGAGGCCGGGCGGCGGCTGCCCGCCTCTCCGGCGGGCGGGAACGAACGGGAGTCCGCCGGGTGA
- a CDS encoding ATP-binding protein yields the protein MIDTEGDCVEWSFPAEADAVRTARHVVRDALRTWDIDTGVGDVTVLLVSELVTNSLRHASGPIGVRLVRLLGDGVAPSRHTALLVEVSDPLPDPPTERPAGPDDEGGRGLQLVACSARRWGTRKGRTGKTVWFELALPGE from the coding sequence GTGATCGACACCGAAGGTGACTGCGTCGAATGGAGCTTTCCGGCGGAGGCCGATGCCGTGCGCACCGCACGTCATGTCGTCCGCGACGCCCTGCGGACCTGGGACATCGACACGGGGGTCGGTGACGTCACCGTCCTCCTGGTGAGCGAACTGGTCACGAACTCGCTGCGCCACGCCTCGGGCCCCATCGGGGTCCGCCTGGTCCGGCTCCTCGGCGACGGCGTCGCGCCCTCACGCCACACCGCCCTCCTCGTCGAGGTCTCCGATCCGCTTCCGGACCCGCCCACCGAACGCCCCGCCGGCCCCGACGACGAAGGCGGGCGCGGACTCCAACTCGTGGCCTGTTCTGCTCGTCGCTGGGGCACCCGTAAGGGAAGGACGGGCAAGACCGTGTGGTTCGAGCTGGCTCTGCCTGGTGAGTAA
- a CDS encoding GntR family transcriptional regulator, producing the protein MTFGEQPAYLRVASDLREKIANGSLPPRTRLPSQARIREEYGVSDTVALEARKVLMAEGLVEGRSGSGTYVRERPVPRRIARSGYRPPSGASPFRQEQALDGARGTWESGSAQVPASVVVAGRLGIEPGERVMRTGYVFREGGEPMMLSTSWEPLAVTGRTPVMLPEEGPLGGCGVVERMAAIDVVVDNVVEEVGARPGLAEELLALGGVPGHVVMVVERTYYASGRAVETADVVVPADRYRIAYHLPVR; encoded by the coding sequence GTGACATTCGGTGAGCAGCCCGCCTATCTGCGGGTGGCGAGCGATCTCCGGGAGAAGATCGCCAACGGCTCGCTTCCGCCGCGTACCCGGCTTCCCTCGCAGGCACGCATCCGCGAGGAGTACGGGGTCTCGGACACCGTGGCACTGGAGGCCCGCAAGGTGCTGATGGCCGAGGGCCTCGTCGAGGGCCGTTCGGGCTCGGGGACGTACGTGCGCGAGAGGCCCGTTCCGCGACGGATCGCCCGCTCGGGGTACCGGCCGCCGTCCGGGGCCAGCCCCTTCCGGCAGGAGCAGGCGCTCGACGGCGCGCGCGGCACCTGGGAGTCCGGCAGCGCACAGGTTCCGGCGAGCGTCGTCGTGGCCGGGCGGCTCGGCATCGAGCCCGGAGAGCGGGTGATGCGCACGGGGTACGTCTTCCGCGAAGGAGGCGAGCCGATGATGCTCTCCACGTCCTGGGAGCCGCTGGCGGTCACCGGCCGGACTCCCGTGATGCTGCCCGAGGAGGGGCCGCTGGGCGGCTGTGGGGTCGTCGAGCGGATGGCGGCCATCGACGTGGTCGTGGACAACGTGGTCGAAGAGGTCGGTGCGCGCCCGGGGCTCGCCGAGGAGCTGCTGGCGCTCGGCGGCGTACCCGGTCATGTGGTGATGGTCGTCGAGCGGACGTACTACGCCTCGGGGCGGGCGGTGGAGACCGCCGACGTGGTGGTCCCGGCCGACCGTTACCGCATCGCCTACCACCTGCCCGTGCGGTGA
- a CDS encoding SPOR domain-containing protein, with translation MTDSGPVLPWLVIRQDDNGNRYRVGRYATRDEAQKIADSLDDRGHKQLYWVERVGQPAV, from the coding sequence ATGACCGACAGTGGCCCTGTCCTTCCCTGGCTGGTCATACGGCAGGACGACAACGGCAACCGCTATCGCGTCGGACGCTACGCGACCCGGGACGAGGCGCAGAAGATCGCCGACAGTCTCGACGACCGTGGCCACAAGCAGCTCTACTGGGTGGAGCGCGTCGGCCAGCCGGCCGTCTGA